One window of Gloeothece citriformis PCC 7424 genomic DNA carries:
- a CDS encoding CBS domain-containing protein, with the protein MDLILCHQTADFDAIGAAVGLSRLKIGSKIVLTGGAHPAVRDFLALHRDELPLVELRSVNPEQIRSIIVVDSQHRDRLGKASAWFDLPHITSIELYDHHPNGETDIPATQKYIEPIGATTTLIVEKLQQEKIQLTPIEATVMALGIHVDTGSLTFEQTTDRDAYSLAWLMTQGANVKIIAEYAEPGFTPQLQQLFSDALETIQTSEIRGYTVAWVLLTTDSFIPGLSNLAERLIELTESDALLFGHSYTKGQSDNNSAEKRLTVIGRSRIGGVDLNQLFTPYEGGGHPQAASVSFRGIDPQQMLTQLVEQLIELIPQPLSARDLMSSPVRTIRPETTIEQAQRILLRYGHSGLSVVDEKDQLVGIISRRDIDLALHHGFSHAPVKGYMTRNPKTITPETSLPEIEELMVTYDLGRLPVVKNEQLLGIVTRTDVLRQIHQDRLEKKERHHQKIPLISCLLPSFQERLYSPIWNLLQNAAKEAQQRGWHLYLVGGAVRDLLLAPGNQTLLLQDIDLVVDGFHRAADVGAGVELASKLREIYPQVRLSVHGEFQTAALIWHKDPELGSLMIDIATARTEFYPYPAANPQVEASSIRQDLYRRDFTINALAVRLTSPKEGELLDFFGGVEDLRSHQIKVLHANSFIEDPTRIYRAVRFAVRLGFKIEPLTEEYIRYAIESGVYEKLRLENHPAPALTTRLRAELNYILEASYWKPALQLLSHLGALRPLHSQLVLTGELWWEIRCVSRWLRYLDPDHHVSHWLIRLEILIASLKTEERIKIASNLQLPKDSIERLENLDSMEKTIKSALPNCQKVSEFVLLLRQYKIQILIIVGVRSDKSIRHIIWQYLTQWSKTQALLNGNDLKAMGYKPSPKFKEILDQLLIATLDQKIETKQEAVDFVKTIDN; encoded by the coding sequence ATAGATTTAATTTTATGTCATCAAACCGCAGATTTTGATGCGATCGGCGCAGCAGTAGGACTATCGCGCCTTAAAATTGGGAGTAAAATCGTTTTAACTGGGGGAGCGCATCCAGCAGTCAGAGACTTTTTAGCGTTACATCGAGATGAATTACCCTTAGTCGAATTACGCAGTGTGAACCCGGAACAAATCCGCTCAATCATCGTCGTTGATAGTCAGCACCGCGATCGCCTAGGTAAAGCTTCTGCATGGTTTGATTTACCTCACATCACCTCCATTGAACTCTACGATCATCATCCTAATGGAGAAACAGACATTCCGGCCACTCAAAAATATATCGAACCCATCGGCGCAACCACAACGTTAATTGTTGAAAAATTACAACAAGAAAAAATCCAATTAACACCCATAGAAGCAACAGTAATGGCCTTAGGTATTCATGTTGATACCGGTTCATTAACCTTTGAACAAACCACCGATCGAGATGCCTATAGTTTAGCTTGGTTAATGACTCAAGGAGCGAATGTTAAAATCATAGCTGAATATGCCGAGCCGGGGTTTACTCCTCAATTACAACAACTTTTTTCCGATGCTTTAGAAACCATTCAAACCTCAGAAATTCGAGGGTATACTGTCGCTTGGGTATTACTCACCACAGACAGTTTTATCCCCGGATTATCGAATTTAGCAGAACGGTTAATCGAATTAACTGAAAGTGATGCCTTATTATTTGGTCATTCCTATACAAAAGGCCAATCAGACAATAATAGTGCTGAAAAAAGATTAACCGTAATTGGTCGATCGCGCATTGGAGGAGTTGACTTAAATCAATTATTTACCCCTTATGAAGGAGGGGGACATCCTCAAGCCGCTTCCGTCAGTTTTCGAGGGATTGATCCTCAACAAATGTTAACTCAATTAGTAGAACAATTAATCGAATTAATTCCCCAACCTTTGAGTGCAAGAGACTTAATGTCCTCTCCAGTGAGAACAATTCGTCCGGAGACTACCATAGAACAAGCACAACGGATTTTACTTCGATATGGTCATTCAGGATTATCAGTTGTAGATGAAAAAGATCAATTAGTGGGGATAATTTCTCGACGAGATATAGACTTAGCATTGCATCATGGATTTAGTCATGCTCCGGTTAAAGGATATATGACTCGTAACCCCAAAACCATCACCCCAGAAACCTCTTTACCAGAGATTGAGGAGTTAATGGTAACTTATGATTTAGGACGGTTGCCAGTCGTCAAAAATGAGCAATTATTAGGAATAGTCACTCGCACGGATGTTTTGCGCCAAATCCATCAAGATCGATTAGAAAAAAAGGAACGTCACCATCAAAAAATACCTCTTATTTCCTGTTTATTACCCTCATTTCAAGAACGTCTTTATTCTCCTATTTGGAATTTACTGCAAAACGCAGCTAAAGAAGCACAACAACGGGGATGGCATTTATATTTAGTTGGGGGAGCAGTGCGAGATTTATTGTTAGCACCCGGCAATCAAACTCTGTTATTACAAGATATTGATTTAGTAGTCGATGGATTTCATCGTGCGGCGGATGTGGGTGCAGGTGTAGAATTAGCCTCTAAATTACGAGAAATTTATCCTCAAGTTCGTTTATCGGTACATGGGGAATTCCAAACCGCCGCTTTAATTTGGCATAAAGATCCGGAGTTAGGATCATTAATGATTGATATTGCTACTGCTAGAACCGAATTTTATCCTTATCCGGCGGCTAATCCTCAAGTTGAAGCCAGTTCTATTCGTCAAGATCTTTATCGTCGAGATTTTACGATTAATGCTTTAGCTGTGCGTTTAACCTCTCCAAAAGAAGGGGAATTATTAGACTTTTTTGGTGGGGTAGAAGATTTGCGATCGCATCAAATAAAAGTGCTTCATGCTAATAGTTTTATTGAAGATCCAACGCGCATTTATCGAGCGGTTAGATTTGCAGTGAGATTAGGATTTAAAATTGAGCCTCTTACCGAAGAATATATCCGATATGCCATTGAAAGTGGAGTTTATGAAAAATTACGCTTAGAAAATCATCCAGCCCCGGCATTAACAACACGATTAAGAGCGGAATTAAATTATATTTTAGAAGCGTCTTATTGGAAACCGGCTTTACAATTATTATCTCATTTAGGGGCGTTACGTCCTTTACATTCTCAGTTAGTTTTAACTGGGGAGTTATGGTGGGAAATTCGCTGTGTTTCTCGGTGGCTAAGATATCTCGATCCGGATCATCATGTGAGTCATTGGTTAATTAGATTAGAAATATTAATCGCCTCATTAAAAACCGAAGAACGGATTAAAATTGCCTCTAATCTTCAATTACCTAAAGATAGTATAGAGCGGTTAGAAAATTTAGACTCAATGGAAAAGACTATAAAATCTGCTTTACCTAATTGTCAAAAAGTGAGTGAATTTGTGTTATTATTGCGTCAATATAAAATACAAATTTTAATTATTGTAGGGGTTAGAAGTGATAAAAGTATTCGTCATATAATTTGGCAGTATTTAACCCAATGGTCTAAGACTCAAGCTTTATTAAATGGAAATGATTTAAAAGCGATGGGATATAAACCGAGTCCTAAATTTAAAGAGATTTTAGATCAGTTATTAATTGCTACCTTAGATCAAAAAATTGAAACGAAACAGGAAGCAGTCGACTTTGTTAAAACAATTGATAATTGA
- a CDS encoding energy transducer TonB family protein gives MSNLSFSIEQRNKEIQQTQKILAIGLVGSVAVHAAIALAIVGLYEEPTIADNPIELIIVEDNSSVPEIPEPPENKPQPVTPPKPTKVTTSTPKTEESNSGGGQQQPLASAPTPPQQQLRSSPIPQTPSPPQPRPSLQPQPAQTPTTPDIPTETPPPTATSTPLPLTSPQQSQSILDDPSPSSPNIAAADTRPNNPVGDAPSIGSAPTTLGRVSPLSGNSQGGNPFGTGLGGTSSGSSGDGGSGTGSGGGVGSGTNPGIGSAAVATRSAPPKPTSSPNRGEKEGIRCISECQPDYPSVLNGVEGSAGVQIVVDANGNGVSFTLSKPHSNAQINQQALLAARKMKFTAPPNGERASVQINVNFTVAGSEFDRRAREMREQQQRQRQAQEQERKERQAQLEQERQERQRQLELERQQRERQVQLERERQQQQERQIQPEPTQQQQQPPQPPQPTTEIERPIEPLQPSPTDPEPFKIP, from the coding sequence ATGTCCAACCTAAGCTTTAGTATCGAGCAACGTAACAAAGAAATACAACAGACTCAGAAAATCTTGGCTATAGGGCTTGTCGGTTCAGTCGCCGTACACGCGGCGATCGCTTTAGCAATAGTTGGACTGTACGAAGAACCTACCATAGCGGACAATCCCATTGAATTGATTATTGTTGAGGATAATTCTTCAGTGCCAGAAATTCCTGAGCCTCCAGAAAACAAACCTCAACCCGTAACCCCACCGAAACCGACAAAAGTTACCACTTCAACCCCTAAAACGGAGGAATCTAACTCAGGCGGAGGACAACAACAACCCTTAGCCAGTGCCCCAACACCTCCCCAACAACAGTTAAGGTCTTCTCCTATCCCTCAAACCCCATCACCCCCACAACCCCGTCCATCTTTACAACCCCAACCGGCTCAAACGCCAACAACTCCAGATATTCCAACGGAAACACCTCCACCGACAGCAACCTCTACTCCTTTACCTTTAACCTCACCCCAACAATCTCAATCCATTCTTGATGATCCCTCTCCATCAAGTCCTAACATTGCTGCTGCCGATACCCGCCCCAATAATCCAGTGGGGGACGCTCCTTCGATCGGTTCTGCACCAACAACTCTAGGCAGAGTCTCCCCACTTTCAGGAAATTCTCAAGGAGGGAATCCATTTGGGACAGGTTTAGGAGGCACATCTTCCGGGTCTTCTGGAGATGGAGGCAGTGGAACCGGAAGCGGGGGAGGTGTCGGCAGTGGCACAAACCCAGGAATCGGTTCAGCCGCCGTAGCCACTCGTTCTGCTCCCCCTAAACCAACTAGCTCTCCCAATCGAGGGGAAAAAGAAGGGATTCGCTGTATTAGTGAATGCCAACCCGACTATCCTTCTGTACTTAATGGCGTTGAAGGCTCGGCAGGAGTACAAATTGTGGTGGATGCTAATGGAAATGGCGTAAGTTTTACATTATCTAAACCTCATAGTAATGCTCAGATTAATCAGCAAGCGCTTCTTGCTGCCAGAAAAATGAAATTTACAGCCCCACCTAATGGCGAGCGCGCTTCGGTGCAAATTAACGTGAATTTCACAGTAGCCGGCTCTGAATTTGACCGTCGTGCCAGGGAAATGAGGGAACAACAACAACGACAACGTCAGGCTCAAGAACAAGAACGCAAAGAACGTCAAGCTCAGTTAGAGCAAGAGCGTCAAGAACGGCAACGACAACTAGAATTAGAACGACAACAACGAGAACGCCAAGTTCAACTAGAACGGGAAAGACAACAGCAACAAGAACGTCAAATTCAACCAGAACCAACCCAACAACAACAACAGCCTCCACAACCACCACAACCTACAACGGAAATTGAACGGCCTATAGAGCCATTACAACCCTCTCCAACTGATCCTGAGCCATTCAAAATTCCCTGA
- a CDS encoding MotA/TolQ/ExbB proton channel family protein yields MVVVDFFVAGGIVAWPLLGFSLLAITLIIERSYFWFRIQSRQSRVVKEVLKLYRSDPFAAIKRLKQNADLPVARIFLEPLELEAPTPAEFRLALETATNAELPLFKRYNSIFQTIITVSPLLGLLGTILGLMQSFSALDLGNAGGSNATGVTAGISEALVSTVMGIVVAVFTLLFANSFRALYQRQLALIQEYGGQLELLYRRLHEKGGRNYASTR; encoded by the coding sequence ATGGTAGTCGTTGACTTTTTTGTAGCCGGTGGGATAGTCGCCTGGCCTCTGTTAGGGTTTTCTCTACTGGCAATTACGTTGATCATTGAGAGAAGTTACTTTTGGTTTCGCATTCAATCCCGTCAGAGTCGAGTGGTTAAGGAAGTGTTAAAACTTTATCGAAGTGATCCCTTCGCTGCCATCAAACGGCTGAAGCAAAATGCCGATCTACCAGTGGCACGAATTTTTTTAGAACCGTTAGAGCTAGAAGCTCCTACTCCTGCTGAATTTCGTCTAGCACTAGAAACCGCTACTAATGCAGAATTGCCCCTTTTTAAGCGTTATAATAGTATTTTTCAAACAATAATAACAGTTTCACCGCTTTTAGGGCTTCTAGGTACAATTTTAGGCTTGATGCAATCTTTTTCCGCTCTAGATTTAGGGAATGCTGGTGGGAGTAATGCCACAGGGGTAACGGCAGGGATTAGTGAAGCTTTAGTTTCAACCGTTATGGGAATCGTCGTTGCTGTTTTTACGCTTTTATTTGCCAACTCATTCCGGGCACTCTATCAACGTCAATTGGCTTTAATTCAAGAGTATGGGGGACAGTTAGAATTACTGTACCGTCGTTTACATGAAAAAGGAGGAAGAAATTATGCGTCCACTCGATGA
- a CDS encoding ExbD/TolR family protein — translation MRPLDDGEVQGEINILPMIDVIFSILAFMIISSISLTRSEGLPVNLPSAKTAQTEPTQQINVTIQPDGNLYLNRQPIQLNNLKGEVGKLITSNQENLVIINADTQVDHGQVVEVMDNLRQVKGVRLAIATQKN, via the coding sequence ATGCGTCCACTCGATGATGGAGAGGTTCAAGGAGAAATCAATATTTTGCCGATGATCGATGTCATTTTTTCAATTTTGGCATTTATGATCATATCATCAATTTCTCTAACTCGTTCTGAAGGTTTACCCGTAAATTTACCTTCTGCTAAAACAGCACAAACAGAGCCAACACAGCAAATTAATGTGACAATTCAACCCGACGGCAATCTTTACCTTAATCGTCAACCGATTCAATTAAACAATCTTAAAGGCGAGGTGGGAAAATTAATTACCTCAAATCAAGAGAATTTAGTCATTATCAATGCTGATACACAAGTCGATCATGGACAAGTTGTAGAGGTGATGGATAATTTGCGCCAAGTCAAGGGGGTAAGATTAGCGATTGCTACTCAAAAAAACTAA
- a CDS encoding transposase family protein, with translation MLVKDLSLFGQGVYLQVPRRQFICPHCGKYPTEPLNFIDKRRNYTKRYERRNQGLKRAIKFISLPKYRL, from the coding sequence ATTTTAGTCAAAGATTTATCACTTTTTGGACAGGGAGTTTACCTACAAGTTCCACGTCGTCAATTTATTTGTCCGCATTGCGGAAAATATCCAACTGAACCCCTAAATTTTATAGATAAAAGAAGAAATTATACTAAACGTTACGAAAGAAGAAATCAGGGACTTAAAAGAGCTATTAAATTTATCTCCTTGCCTAAGTATCGCTTATGA
- a CDS encoding TetR family transcriptional regulator — MPSQQNLTRQRLINAALELFATQGVTQTTTKQIAELAQVNEVTLFRHFGNKHGLLLAVIEEAAVFNSIGRALIGQADQTSDIYQVLKDYATACLVALDKVPEVVRSVVGESGQYPAENREALGRGFTQANRYVAQYFEAAINRGQLHPNLRAEKLASLLNGMLLGYAVIEFTSEFHELWQDRADFLENLVTLFLHGAVSQASQSISECGTPPYAPQPTSQLKPELMTPKTAPENVADLPANLVHQLLQQAKKQGWQDYALVYLLFAAGLSPAEMVRLDRAHYVNDAQGHFLQVTQGLVRQVPVNQWILGKRYGTSKRNPLTQWLKSRKDDEIALFINQTGVRISETELLQRWQEIAEGLLTPQGELPTLEQAQQTWCVEMLTRGMTLEQLQLLTGWDLLVLKPYAHRAKELAALKQAQNLDQQ; from the coding sequence ATGCCTTCTCAACAAAATCTAACTCGACAGCGTTTAATCAATGCAGCCCTTGAATTATTTGCCACACAGGGGGTTACTCAAACAACAACTAAGCAGATTGCCGAATTAGCCCAAGTCAACGAGGTCACACTCTTCCGTCATTTTGGCAATAAGCATGGTTTACTCCTAGCAGTGATTGAAGAGGCTGCCGTATTTAATAGTATAGGTCGAGCTTTAATTGGACAGGCAGATCAAACCAGTGATATTTATCAGGTGTTAAAAGACTATGCCACTGCCTGCTTAGTTGCACTAGACAAAGTTCCAGAGGTAGTCCGCTCGGTGGTGGGTGAATCAGGACAGTACCCTGCCGAAAATCGTGAAGCATTGGGACGAGGGTTTACCCAAGCCAATCGCTATGTAGCTCAATATTTCGAGGCCGCGATCAATCGCGGTCAATTGCACCCAAATCTAAGAGCAGAAAAATTAGCTAGTTTGCTCAATGGAATGCTATTAGGGTATGCGGTGATTGAATTTACCAGTGAGTTCCACGAGCTTTGGCAAGATCGAGCAGATTTTTTAGAAAATTTGGTCACGCTGTTTTTGCATGGTGCTGTATCCCAAGCCTCACAATCAATCTCAGAGTGCGGAACTCCTCCATACGCACCCCAGCCTACAAGCCAACTTAAACCTGAGTTAATGACACCAAAAACCGCCCCCGAAAACGTAGCTGATTTACCGGCTAACTTAGTTCATCAGCTACTGCAACAGGCTAAAAAGCAGGGTTGGCAAGACTACGCCCTAGTTTATCTACTTTTTGCAGCCGGATTGAGTCCGGCAGAAATGGTTAGATTAGACAGAGCGCATTACGTTAATGATGCTCAAGGGCATTTCTTACAAGTCACTCAAGGGTTAGTGCGACAAGTTCCTGTCAATCAATGGATTTTAGGTAAACGCTATGGGACTTCTAAGCGCAATCCTTTGACCCAATGGTTAAAAAGCCGCAAAGATGATGAGATTGCTTTGTTTATCAACCAAACAGGGGTTCGGATCTCGGAAACTGAACTCCTACAGCGATGGCAAGAGATAGCTGAAGGTTTACTGACTCCTCAAGGGGAACTGCCCACCCTTGAACAAGCTCAACAAACTTGGTGTGTGGAAATGCTCACCAGAGGCATGACTTTAGAGCAATTGCAACTGTTGACAGGTTGGGACTTGCTAGTATTAAAACCCTATGCTCATCGTGCTAAAGAACTAGCCGCCTTAAAACAGGCTCAAAATCTCGATCAACAGTGA
- a CDS encoding acyl-CoA desaturase translates to MTSNFTQAPVDGEQSLKLHWVSIMFFGAAHLLALLAPWFFSWSALGVMLFFHWLTGSIGICLAYHRLLSHHSFQVPKWLEYILAMIGALALQGGPIFWVAGHRLHHAHTEDIDLDPYSARRGFWWSHILWLFYDRKEFFDYETYKRFAPDLARDPFYRWLNQYYLFLQIPLGLLLYVIGGWSFVIYGIFLRAVMLWHCTWLINSATHMWGYRTFNSEDNSRNLWWAALLTYGEGWHNNHHAHPHVVKAGLKWWEIDMTWWAVQALKSLGLAKKLVLPSVKRA, encoded by the coding sequence ATGACATCGAATTTTACCCAAGCTCCCGTTGATGGGGAGCAGTCGCTCAAACTACATTGGGTTAGTATAATGTTTTTTGGAGCGGCTCACCTGCTGGCTTTATTGGCCCCTTGGTTTTTTTCTTGGTCTGCCCTAGGTGTAATGCTATTTTTCCATTGGCTTACCGGTAGCATTGGCATTTGTTTAGCCTATCACCGTCTCCTGAGTCATCACAGTTTTCAAGTTCCTAAATGGCTGGAGTATATTTTGGCGATGATTGGGGCACTGGCCTTACAAGGAGGGCCGATCTTTTGGGTTGCGGGACACCGCTTACACCATGCTCACACCGAAGATATTGACCTAGATCCTTACTCAGCCCGACGCGGCTTTTGGTGGAGTCATATCCTCTGGTTATTTTATGACCGTAAAGAATTTTTTGATTACGAAACTTATAAGCGGTTTGCTCCTGATTTAGCACGAGATCCTTTTTACCGTTGGCTTAATCAATACTACTTATTCCTCCAGATTCCTTTAGGATTATTACTGTATGTGATTGGCGGTTGGTCTTTTGTCATTTATGGCATATTTTTAAGAGCAGTTATGCTTTGGCATTGCACCTGGTTAATCAACTCGGCTACTCATATGTGGGGTTATCGCACCTTCAACTCGGAAGATAACTCTCGTAATCTTTGGTGGGCTGCTCTTCTTACTTATGGGGAAGGCTGGCATAATAATCATCACGCTCATCCTCATGTAGTCAAAGCTGGCTTAAAATGGTGGGAAATTGATATGACTTGGTGGGCAGTTCAAGCTTTAAAAAGCTTGGGTTTAGCCAAAAAGCTTGTACTTCCCTCGGTAAAAAGAGCATAA
- a CDS encoding phosphodiester glycosidase family protein has protein sequence MKKIWQLIGKSGLIALIVSCQPAEIPSFKPEASPVVKPTLQYQVYELPYTTVHTLRIPAQGEFTVKVAVWESVNTLDTFAHKYGAIAVLNGGFFDPSNGKTTSYIIEDGQIVADPQENPSLMNNPTLVPYLEKIFNRSEFRRYLCGTTLKYAIASRNQPIPENCQLIDALGGGPSLLPEITAKAEGFFTQEGEKIIRDPLGMKQANARSALGITGQGDLIWIMVAQKPNSSGASGLSLPELAKFLKSLGVEEAINLDGGSSSSFFYQGKTYYGKVDRQGNRIQRPVKSVLILQKQQ, from the coding sequence ATGAAAAAAATTTGGCAATTGATTGGTAAAAGTGGATTAATAGCTTTAATCGTGTCCTGTCAACCGGCTGAAATCCCTTCTTTTAAACCCGAAGCATCTCCCGTTGTTAAACCCACCCTACAATACCAAGTTTATGAATTGCCTTACACTACAGTTCATACCCTACGAATTCCGGCACAGGGCGAGTTTACTGTCAAAGTAGCTGTTTGGGAGAGTGTAAATACCTTAGATACTTTTGCTCACAAATATGGGGCGATCGCTGTTTTAAATGGTGGCTTTTTTGATCCCAGTAATGGGAAGACGACTTCCTACATAATTGAAGATGGCCAAATCGTAGCTGACCCCCAAGAAAATCCCTCGTTGATGAATAATCCCACATTAGTCCCCTATTTGGAGAAGATTTTCAACCGTAGCGAGTTTAGACGTTACTTGTGTGGGACAACGCTCAAATACGCGATCGCTTCTCGTAACCAACCAATACCAGAAAATTGTCAATTAATCGATGCCCTTGGAGGTGGGCCAAGTTTATTACCAGAGATTACAGCCAAAGCGGAGGGCTTTTTTACACAGGAGGGGGAAAAAATTATCCGCGATCCTTTGGGGATGAAACAAGCTAATGCCCGAAGTGCCCTTGGAATTACTGGTCAAGGAGATTTAATTTGGATTATGGTAGCCCAAAAGCCTAATTCATCTGGGGCTTCTGGGCTATCCTTGCCAGAGTTAGCTAAGTTTTTGAAGAGTTTAGGAGTTGAGGAAGCCATCAATTTAGATGGCGGCAGTTCCTCTTCTTTTTTCTATCAGGGAAAAACCTATTACGGCAAGGTGGATCGGCAGGGAAATCGAATTCAACGTCCGGTTAAATCGGTTTTAATTTTACAAAAACAGCAATAA